A single window of Vigna radiata var. radiata cultivar VC1973A chromosome 4, Vradiata_ver6, whole genome shotgun sequence DNA harbors:
- the LOC106758825 gene encoding dCTP pyrophosphatase 1, with amino-acid sequence MTGIADEAPVTLDTLKQLMAQFAKERDWDRFHSPRNLLLALVGEVGELSEIFQWKGEVPKGLPGWKEEEKVHLGEELSDVLLYLVRLSDICGVDLGKAALRKVQLNAIKYPAKVCKEVVSVSSTPEENPSTNNGAAPDAD; translated from the exons ATGACTGGGATTGCTGATGAAGCCCCCGTGACCCTCGACACGCTCAAGCAGTTAATGGCTCAGTTTGCCAAGGAGAGAGACTGGGACCGTTTTCACAGCCCAAGAAACCTTCTATTGGCTCTG GTGGGTGAAGTAGGAGAATTGTCTGAGATATTTCAGTGGAAAGGAGAGGTTCCAAAGGGTCTTCCAGGTtggaaagaggaagaaaaggttCATCTTGGTGAAGAGCTTTCTGATGTGTTGCTTTACCTCGTGAGGCTCTCTGACATTTGTGGTGTTGATCTTGGTAAAGCTGCTCTGAGAAAAGTTCAACTCAATGCCATAAAATACCCTGCAAAAGTTTGCAAAGAGGTGGTTTCAGTTTCAAGCACCCCAGAGGAAAACCCTTCCACCAACAATGGCGCTGCCCCTGATGCTGACTGA